One Prevotella intermedia ATCC 25611 = DSM 20706 DNA window includes the following coding sequences:
- a CDS encoding TonB-dependent receptor: MKLLPLTLLLALAVSAKAQTSQQDSIHTIKEVVITARLTQQEIVPSQSLKGAELQRLNSQSVADALRYFSGIQLKDYGGVGGIKTVDIRSMGTHHLGIFYDGIELGNAQNGQIDLGQFSLDNIEEISLYNGQKSAIFQPASDFGNAGSVYIRTRKPRFFNGKNYNIKLKAKYGSSDLVRLSALWEQHILPTVSTSLNAEHLTSSGKYKFNYRRVTPNGEVAYDTTAIRQNGDIRADRIDFNVNGILERGYWNTKVYFYNSQRGIPGAIVNNVWRRGERQGDLNFFVQNRFQKDISDRFSTQWLAKYAFYRTHYVNKDTTQLPADNRFWQQEFYLSTANAYEILPNWSASVSYDFRWNKLNADTYRFVFPTRYSNLISFATAFEARFLRVQGSVLASFIHDKLHPKTRLMDGMKARDNITKFTPALFIDFPLVDKYANGATTKFSVRTFAKRSFRMPTFNDLYYTDLGNSNLKPESATQYDLGMVFHKQYNQGFVRNLYFQADGYYNTIHDKIIAYPKGQQFRWTMLNLGRVHITGVDVMGSIALQPLSDFLITARLQYTYQDARDVTDASDTFFKHQIPYIPYNSGSAIVNLAYRNWTLNYSFIYSGKRYNQQENIPNNYMQPWYTSDVSLQYDFKIFGTKCRTMLEINNILDQKYDVILNYPMPGINGVVGLQVEL; the protein is encoded by the coding sequence ATGAAATTATTGCCATTGACTCTACTTCTTGCCCTTGCAGTGAGCGCAAAAGCACAAACTTCACAGCAGGATTCTATCCATACGATTAAGGAAGTAGTGATTACAGCACGACTCACGCAGCAGGAAATAGTGCCCTCGCAAAGTTTGAAGGGTGCAGAACTGCAACGCCTCAACAGTCAATCCGTAGCCGATGCCTTGCGTTATTTCTCAGGCATTCAGCTAAAGGATTATGGCGGAGTGGGCGGAATCAAGACCGTGGACATTCGTAGTATGGGTACGCACCACTTGGGAATATTCTATGACGGCATAGAACTTGGCAATGCACAGAACGGACAAATAGACCTTGGACAGTTCTCGCTCGACAACATCGAGGAAATATCGCTTTACAATGGACAGAAAAGTGCCATTTTTCAGCCTGCTTCCGACTTCGGCAATGCTGGCAGTGTGTATATCCGAACACGCAAACCCCGATTTTTCAACGGCAAGAACTACAACATAAAACTGAAAGCCAAGTATGGTTCGAGCGACCTCGTGCGCCTTTCTGCCTTATGGGAACAGCACATTCTTCCTACCGTTTCGACTTCACTGAATGCAGAACACCTTACTTCGAGTGGCAAATACAAGTTCAATTACCGCCGTGTAACGCCCAATGGAGAAGTTGCTTACGACACAACGGCAATACGTCAGAACGGCGATATACGCGCCGACCGTATCGATTTCAATGTAAACGGTATCTTGGAGCGTGGCTATTGGAACACAAAAGTTTACTTCTACAATAGCCAACGTGGTATTCCCGGTGCTATTGTGAACAACGTTTGGCGCAGAGGCGAACGGCAAGGCGACCTCAATTTCTTTGTTCAAAATCGTTTTCAAAAAGATATAAGCGACCGTTTTTCAACGCAATGGTTGGCTAAATATGCTTTTTATCGCACACATTATGTAAATAAAGACACCACACAGCTGCCTGCCGATAACCGTTTCTGGCAGCAAGAGTTCTACCTTTCTACTGCCAATGCCTACGAAATACTGCCCAACTGGAGTGCTTCTGTAAGCTACGACTTCCGTTGGAACAAGCTCAATGCTGATACTTATCGCTTCGTTTTCCCCACTCGCTATTCAAACTTGATTAGTTTTGCCACCGCTTTCGAGGCTCGTTTCCTGCGTGTACAAGGTTCGGTTTTGGCATCATTCATACACGATAAGCTCCACCCCAAGACTCGTTTAATGGACGGAATGAAAGCAAGAGACAACATAACAAAGTTCACTCCCGCACTGTTCATCGACTTCCCATTGGTCGATAAGTATGCCAATGGCGCAACAACCAAGTTCTCTGTGCGCACTTTTGCTAAGCGCAGCTTCCGCATGCCTACGTTCAACGACCTTTATTACACCGATTTGGGCAACTCAAACCTAAAGCCAGAGAGTGCGACACAGTACGATTTAGGTATGGTTTTCCACAAACAGTACAACCAAGGCTTTGTTCGGAACTTGTATTTTCAAGCCGATGGCTACTATAACACCATACACGATAAAATCATAGCGTACCCCAAAGGACAGCAATTCCGATGGACGATGCTCAATCTTGGGCGTGTTCACATTACGGGAGTAGACGTTATGGGGTCGATAGCGTTACAACCGCTTAGCGATTTCTTGATTACGGCACGCTTGCAATACACTTACCAAGACGCACGCGACGTTACCGACGCTTCCGACACGTTCTTCAAGCACCAAATTCCGTATATTCCGTACAACAGCGGCTCTGCTATCGTGAACCTTGCTTACCGCAATTGGACGCTCAACTACAGCTTTATCTATTCGGGTAAACGCTATAACCAGCAAGAAAACATACCGAACAACTATATGCAACCATGGTACACGAGCGACGTAAGTCTGCAATACGACTTCAAAATCTTCGGTACAAAGTGCAGGACGATGTTGGAAATAAACAATATTCTTGACCAAAAGTACGACGTTATCCTCAATTATCCAATGCCAGGCATCAACGGCGTAGTTGGATTACAAGTAGAACTATAA
- a CDS encoding YncE family protein codes for MKLKHIIYGLLVVLLVASCREDDTIIYPSEHNIGEVTHTKYAGLYILNEGNMGSNKATLDFLDLDSGKYYRNIYPSRNPNQIKELGDVGNDVQIYGNSLWIVINQSNKVEVANAHTAVSRGHVDIPNCRYLAFQGKYAYVSSYVGKISEKSVLGAVYKVDTATLKVVDKCTVGYQPEELVVQDGKIYVANSGGYNGMSSLGYDRTVSVIDLNTFKVTKTIDVGVNLFRLRSDKYGKLWVSSRGDYDQTPSNLYVMDNDKVEDVLNIKIDGFDMIGDSLVSYTNQQGKPIFKVVDIRTHKVVNSNFLKVPEKTPIKIAYGLIIHPITGDIYVMDATNYVSSGKLFCFDKYGNYKWHTLTGDIPGHGCFLLRN; via the coding sequence ATGAAGCTAAAACATATTATTTACGGTTTACTGGTGGTTCTTTTAGTAGCTTCTTGCCGCGAAGACGATACCATTATTTACCCTTCCGAGCATAACATCGGCGAAGTAACGCACACGAAATATGCAGGTCTTTACATCTTGAACGAGGGCAATATGGGTTCCAACAAGGCAACATTAGACTTCTTGGACTTAGATTCAGGAAAGTATTATCGCAATATTTACCCTTCGCGCAACCCCAATCAAATCAAGGAACTGGGCGATGTGGGCAACGATGTTCAGATTTACGGAAACAGTTTGTGGATTGTTATCAACCAATCGAACAAGGTTGAAGTTGCCAATGCCCACACTGCGGTAAGCAGGGGGCACGTAGACATTCCCAACTGTCGCTATTTGGCATTTCAAGGAAAGTATGCCTACGTCAGCTCATATGTAGGAAAGATAAGCGAAAAGAGCGTTTTGGGTGCCGTTTATAAAGTAGACACCGCCACATTGAAGGTTGTAGACAAGTGCACGGTGGGTTATCAGCCCGAAGAACTTGTAGTGCAAGATGGCAAAATATACGTTGCCAACAGCGGAGGCTACAACGGAATGTCGTCGTTGGGCTACGACCGCACCGTGAGCGTGATTGATTTAAACACCTTCAAGGTTACGAAAACCATTGATGTAGGCGTCAATCTGTTCCGACTTCGCAGCGATAAATACGGTAAATTGTGGGTTTCGTCGCGTGGCGACTACGACCAAACACCTTCAAACCTCTATGTTATGGACAACGACAAGGTGGAAGATGTGCTGAATATAAAGATAGACGGCTTCGATATGATAGGCGATTCGCTTGTTTCTTATACCAACCAGCAGGGCAAACCCATATTCAAGGTGGTAGATATACGCACCCACAAGGTAGTGAACAGCAACTTCCTGAAGGTACCAGAGAAGACTCCGATAAAGATTGCCTACGGTTTGATAATCCACCCCATTACCGGCGACATCTATGTAATGGACGCAACCAACTATGTTTCAAGCGGAAAACTATTCTGTTTCGATAAATATGGAAATTACAAATGGCACACGCTCACGGGCGATATACCGGGGCACGGGTGCTTTTTATTAAGAAACTAA
- a CDS encoding AI-2E family transporter — translation MFDEKITFDKFIRWFLVAVLVFAVLYVVNYLSHVLLPFFVAWFLAYLLDPVVKFVQYKLKVKIRAIAVIITMLLVVAVITGVVYTIVPPMIDQAEKLSVVANKYVQRTTSGNSITNMVREWIQEYQPQIHRYLNSTEFTETVKNSIPKFFSFLGQTASVVISIIASFITLLYLFFILLDYEFLVKNFIRIFPQKHRPFWTDLMQDVAAELNNYIRGQGLVALTMGILFCIGFTIIDFPIAIGMGILIGVLTLIPYMHALAFIPMAFLSLLKAADTGQNFWVVFGTATLVFAIIQVLCDLVVTPKIMGKAMNLNPAILLLSLSVWGALLGFIGLIIALPLTTLIIAYWKRYVTKEEEVETETSAESSQG, via the coding sequence ATGTTTGATGAGAAGATTACTTTCGACAAATTCATACGCTGGTTCTTGGTAGCGGTTTTGGTATTTGCCGTGCTTTATGTTGTAAATTATCTTAGCCACGTATTGTTGCCATTCTTCGTAGCATGGTTTCTTGCCTACCTGCTCGACCCTGTCGTGAAGTTCGTGCAGTACAAACTGAAAGTCAAGATACGAGCAATAGCCGTCATTATCACAATGTTGCTGGTGGTAGCGGTTATTACTGGCGTTGTCTACACCATTGTTCCGCCAATGATAGACCAAGCAGAGAAACTCAGTGTTGTGGCAAACAAATATGTGCAGCGTACTACAAGTGGCAACAGCATTACGAATATGGTTCGTGAATGGATACAAGAGTATCAGCCACAGATACACCGTTACCTCAACAGTACCGAGTTTACAGAAACTGTAAAGAACTCCATACCCAAGTTCTTCTCGTTCTTGGGGCAGACGGCAAGCGTGGTTATAAGCATCATAGCATCGTTCATCACCTTATTATATTTATTCTTTATATTGCTCGACTACGAGTTTCTGGTTAAGAACTTCATTAGGATTTTCCCACAGAAGCATCGCCCTTTCTGGACAGACTTGATGCAAGATGTAGCAGCAGAACTGAATAATTACATTCGTGGACAAGGCTTGGTGGCACTCACTATGGGCATTTTGTTCTGCATCGGGTTTACCATTATCGACTTTCCAATTGCTATTGGTATGGGCATATTGATTGGTGTGCTGACTTTAATCCCCTATATGCACGCATTGGCATTTATTCCGATGGCATTCCTGTCGCTGCTCAAGGCTGCCGATACGGGGCAGAACTTCTGGGTGGTGTTTGGAACTGCAACGCTTGTTTTTGCTATTATCCAAGTGCTTTGCGACTTGGTAGTAACGCCAAAGATAATGGGAAAGGCTATGAACCTCAACCCAGCAATCTTGCTGCTTTCGCTTTCTGTGTGGGGAGCACTGTTAGGTTTCATAGGCTTGATAATTGCCTTGCCATTAACAACCCTCATCATTGCTTACTGGAAACGCTACGTAACAAAAGAGGAAGAGGTGGAAACAGAAACGAGTGCCGAGAGTTCGCAAGGATAA
- a CDS encoding thymidine kinase — translation MVAIDNLNGERRRQGRIEVICGSMFSGKTEELIRRMKRAKFAKQKVEIFKPAIDVRYSEEDVVSHDQNAIRSTPINSSGNILLLASDIEVVGIDEAQFLDEGLVDICNQLANNGVRVIVAGLDMDFKGVPFGPIPSLCAIADQVTKVHAICVKCGALAYASHRLVDNDHRVMLGEQMEYEPLCRECYQKALAEETQRKQSNP, via the coding sequence ATGGTAGCAATAGACAATTTAAATGGCGAAAGACGCCGCCAGGGACGTATTGAAGTTATTTGCGGTAGTATGTTCTCTGGCAAAACCGAAGAGCTAATCCGCAGAATGAAGCGTGCTAAATTTGCAAAACAGAAGGTTGAGATATTCAAACCTGCCATCGACGTGCGCTATTCGGAAGAAGATGTAGTGAGCCACGACCAAAACGCCATTCGTTCTACGCCTATTAATTCATCGGGAAACATATTGCTGCTGGCTTCCGATATAGAAGTTGTCGGCATCGATGAGGCGCAATTCTTGGACGAAGGACTTGTTGATATTTGCAACCAATTGGCAAACAATGGCGTCAGAGTAATCGTAGCAGGACTTGATATGGACTTTAAAGGTGTGCCGTTTGGCCCTATTCCTTCCCTTTGTGCCATTGCCGACCAAGTTACAAAGGTGCATGCCATCTGCGTGAAGTGCGGTGCACTCGCCTATGCGAGCCATCGCTTGGTAGACAACGACCACCGTGTAATGCTCGGCGAACAGATGGAATACGAGCCCTTGTGCAGGGAATGCTACCAAAAAGCATTGGCAGAGGAGACGCAGCGGAAGCAGTCCAACCCTTGA
- a CDS encoding type I phosphomannose isomerase catalytic subunit — protein MEIIKFRPILKQVLWGGNKIIPFKQLDADMEQVGESWEVSGVKDNESIVANGQYEGMKLNDLVALLKGDLVGKENYERFGNEFPLLIKFIDASKQLSIQVHPNDEQAKAKGLKRGKTEMWYIMESAPDATLLSGLKRTITPEEYKAMVENDTITDVLCEYRVGEGDVFYLPAGRIHSIGAGTFLAEIQETSDITYRIYDFKRKDKDGNYRQLHTEAAAECIDYSVENDYRTKYEARKNEGVELAQCAHFATSVYDLDEPMLLDYSELDSFVVLIALSGECTLSTGDAETQLRAGETVLLPATTQTLNVSGTVKFLETFV, from the coding sequence ATGGAAATAATAAAGTTTCGCCCTATATTGAAACAAGTCTTGTGGGGCGGTAATAAGATAATACCTTTCAAGCAACTCGACGCCGATATGGAACAAGTAGGCGAGAGTTGGGAGGTTTCTGGCGTGAAAGACAACGAGAGCATTGTTGCCAATGGACAATACGAAGGTATGAAACTCAACGACTTGGTGGCTTTGTTGAAGGGCGACCTTGTGGGAAAAGAGAACTATGAGCGTTTCGGCAACGAGTTTCCGCTGCTCATAAAGTTCATAGATGCCAGCAAGCAACTGTCCATACAAGTACACCCCAACGACGAACAAGCAAAGGCAAAAGGGCTGAAGCGTGGTAAGACGGAGATGTGGTATATTATGGAAAGTGCGCCTGATGCAACCTTATTGAGTGGACTAAAACGTACTATTACGCCCGAAGAATACAAGGCGATGGTGGAAAACGACACCATTACCGACGTACTGTGCGAATATAGAGTGGGCGAGGGCGATGTCTTTTATCTGCCTGCAGGGCGCATTCACTCTATAGGAGCGGGCACTTTTTTGGCTGAAATACAAGAAACGAGCGACATAACCTATCGTATTTACGATTTTAAACGCAAAGATAAAGACGGAAATTATCGGCAATTGCATACCGAAGCAGCAGCGGAATGTATTGATTATAGCGTTGAGAACGATTATCGGACAAAGTACGAAGCCCGCAAGAACGAAGGCGTGGAGTTGGCACAGTGTGCACATTTCGCGACATCGGTTTACGACCTCGACGAGCCAATGTTGCTCGATTACAGCGAACTCGACTCGTTTGTCGTGCTGATAGCGTTGTCTGGTGAGTGTACGCTTAGCACTGGCGATGCCGAAACGCAACTGCGAGCAGGCGAAACCGTGCTTTTGCCAGCTACAACACAGACATTGAACGTATCGGGAACGGTAAAATTCTTGGAAACTTTCGTTTAA
- a CDS encoding DEAD/DEAH box helicase, whose translation MKTFEELGVSEEIRRAIEELGFEQPMPVQEAVIPYLLGNGNDVIALAQTGTGKTAAYGIPVLQKVDPTQKETQALILSPTRELCLQIADDLSDFSKYIDGLHVAAVYGGASIEMQSRQLRKGAQIIVATPGRLIDLMKRGVAKLDTVNNVVLDEADEMLNMGFSESINAIFEGVPSDRNTLLFSATMSREIEKIAKSYLHDYKEIVVGSRNEGAEKVNHIYYMVHAKDKYLALKRIVDYYPSIFAIIFCRTKVETQEIADKLIRDGYNAEALHGDLSQQQRDLTMQKFRQHNVQFLVATDVAARGLDVDDLTHVINYGLPDDIESYTHRSGRTGRAGKKGTSISIIHTRERYKVKAIEKIIQKEFVDGTLPAAKDICSKQLYKVMDQILKVDVNEEEIEPFLKDIYRHFEYIDKEDIIKKIISMTFNRFLEYYANAPEIEKPSGKRSDREGERGSRSSRGERTRKAPRTPEAGYKRLFINLGKDDGFYPGEVMQFINKNVHGRQEVGHIDLLGKFSYIEVPEKDANKVMKALNGTTYKKREVRCNDAEEGGHGRGSRSNGERRGKRNDDETNNRRSNSNRKERSSKPKRNARPQQETPTTGDWRQFFQHDTKLKGEIPDFSEEGWARRKPKKK comes from the coding sequence TTGAAAACATTTGAAGAATTAGGCGTTAGCGAAGAGATTCGCCGCGCTATTGAAGAGCTCGGTTTTGAACAACCGATGCCAGTTCAGGAAGCAGTTATCCCTTATTTGTTGGGCAATGGTAACGACGTAATAGCACTCGCACAGACGGGTACAGGTAAGACCGCAGCATACGGAATACCAGTCTTGCAGAAAGTAGACCCAACGCAGAAAGAAACCCAGGCACTTATTCTCAGTCCGACACGCGAACTCTGTCTGCAGATTGCCGACGACCTTTCCGATTTCTCTAAATACATCGACGGACTTCACGTTGCAGCAGTTTACGGTGGTGCATCTATCGAAATGCAAAGTCGCCAACTTCGTAAGGGAGCGCAAATCATCGTGGCTACCCCCGGTCGTCTTATCGACTTGATGAAGCGAGGCGTAGCTAAGCTCGACACTGTGAACAACGTTGTGCTCGACGAAGCTGACGAAATGCTGAATATGGGCTTCTCTGAAAGCATCAATGCCATATTCGAGGGCGTTCCGTCAGACCGCAACACGCTGTTGTTCTCTGCTACAATGAGCCGTGAAATAGAGAAGATTGCCAAAAGCTATCTACACGATTACAAGGAAATAGTAGTGGGTAGCCGCAACGAAGGAGCCGAAAAGGTGAACCATATATATTATATGGTACACGCAAAGGACAAGTATTTGGCACTGAAACGCATCGTAGACTACTACCCAAGCATATTTGCGATTATCTTCTGTCGCACGAAGGTGGAGACACAAGAGATTGCCGACAAGCTGATTCGCGACGGATACAATGCAGAAGCCTTGCACGGCGACCTCAGTCAGCAGCAGCGCGACCTGACAATGCAGAAGTTCCGCCAGCACAATGTGCAATTCCTCGTGGCTACCGACGTTGCCGCTCGTGGATTGGACGTAGACGATTTGACCCACGTCATCAACTACGGATTGCCCGACGATATTGAAAGCTACACCCACCGAAGCGGTCGTACAGGTCGTGCAGGCAAGAAGGGCACGTCTATTTCGATTATCCACACACGCGAACGCTACAAGGTAAAGGCTATCGAGAAAATCATTCAGAAGGAGTTTGTAGACGGTACGCTGCCTGCAGCAAAGGATATTTGCAGCAAACAACTCTACAAAGTGATGGACCAAATTCTGAAAGTAGACGTGAACGAAGAGGAGATTGAGCCGTTCCTAAAGGACATTTACCGCCATTTCGAGTATATCGACAAGGAAGATATTATAAAGAAAATCATCAGTATGACTTTCAATCGCTTCTTGGAATACTACGCCAATGCTCCCGAAATAGAAAAACCATCGGGCAAGCGCAGCGACCGAGAAGGCGAACGCGGCAGCCGCAGCAGTCGTGGCGAGCGCACCCGAAAAGCCCCACGCACCCCTGAAGCAGGCTACAAGCGTTTGTTCATCAACCTTGGAAAAGACGATGGGTTCTACCCTGGTGAGGTAATGCAGTTCATAAACAAGAACGTACACGGTCGTCAAGAAGTGGGACACATCGATTTGCTCGGCAAATTCTCTTACATAGAAGTTCCCGAAAAAGATGCCAACAAGGTGATGAAAGCCCTTAATGGAACCACCTACAAAAAGCGTGAAGTGCGTTGCAACGATGCCGAAGAAGGCGGACACGGCCGTGGTAGTCGCAGCAATGGCGAACGTCGAGGCAAGCGAAACGATGACGAAACCAACAACCGCCGTTCTAACAGCAACCGTAAGGAACGCAGCAGCAAGCCGAAGCGCAACGCTCGTCCACAGCAAGAAACACCTACAACAGGCGATTGGCGACAATTCTTCCAGCACGATACCAAGTTAAAAGGCGAGATTCCAGATTTCTCGGAAGAAGGTTGGGCAAGAAGAAAACCAAAGAAGAAGTAA